A single genomic interval of Chryseobacterium paludis harbors:
- a CDS encoding ATP-dependent Clp protease ATP-binding subunit, whose product MDYKFSQGLSQVFKQSKNEAKRLKSEFLNTEHLLLGIIKTENSAKEILQNLNADLTQIRRKIETLNTTSLNPISEEVTNISFTKMADHAVKRAELECRQYKSNEINTVHLLLGILYKYEDPTSNILGAYDIDYEGVSREYQTMLKNSGQAPQMSAYDDDDEREEFEQMRKPAGNLGSAKSKTPTLDNFGRDLTSLARDGKLDPVIGREKEIERVSQILSRRKKNNPLLIGEPGVGKSAIAEGLALRIQQKKVSRVLFGKRVITLDLASLVAGTKYRGQFEERMKAIMTELEKNRDVILFIDELHTIVGAGSSTGSLDASNMFKPALARGEIQCIGATTLDEYRQYIEKDGALERRFQKVMVEPTNIEETIQILNQIKDKYEEHHNVIYTPEAILACVNLTSRYITDRFLPDKAIDAMDEAGSRVYIKNMKVPTEIIDFEKKIEDIKEMKQKAVKAQDYLEARKLKDEEERLQMELNAAQDQWDKDVKEKKETVTEENVAEVVSMMSGVPVTKVGKNELDKLAQMDNNLNGKVIGQEDAVKKVVKAIQRNRAGLKDPNRPIGTFIFLGTTGVGKTELAKVMARELFDSDEALIRIDMSEYMEKFAVSRLVGAPPGYVGYEEGGQLTEAVRRKPYAVVLLDEIEKAHPDVFNILLQILDEGHVTDSLGRKIDFRNTIIILTSNIGTRDLKDFGDGVGFGTSAKKSNTDTRARSTIENALKKAFAPEFLNRIDDIVIFNSLEQSDIKRIIDLELNKLYSRLEKLGYKVDLTDAAKDFISEKGWDKDFGARPLKRAIQKYIEDLLAEMLVNKQLNEGETIILDVNEAKDGLTGKAHKTKKTTEKSSQ is encoded by the coding sequence ATGGATTATAAGTTTTCACAAGGTTTGAGCCAAGTGTTCAAACAGAGCAAAAATGAAGCTAAAAGGCTGAAAAGTGAATTTCTTAATACAGAACATCTACTTTTAGGTATTATAAAAACAGAAAACTCTGCAAAAGAAATCCTTCAAAACCTTAATGCCGATTTAACACAAATCAGAAGAAAAATTGAAACTCTAAATACAACAAGTCTTAATCCTATTTCTGAGGAGGTAACCAATATTTCTTTCACTAAAATGGCAGATCATGCTGTTAAACGTGCAGAGTTAGAATGCCGACAATACAAAAGTAATGAAATTAATACCGTTCATTTACTTCTGGGTATTCTATATAAATATGAAGACCCAACCTCCAATATATTAGGAGCCTATGATATTGACTATGAAGGAGTTTCAAGAGAATATCAAACAATGCTTAAAAATTCTGGGCAGGCACCTCAAATGAGTGCATACGACGACGACGATGAAAGAGAGGAATTTGAGCAAATGAGAAAGCCTGCAGGAAACTTAGGTTCTGCAAAAAGCAAGACTCCTACCCTTGACAACTTTGGTAGAGACCTTACTTCTTTGGCAAGAGATGGGAAACTGGATCCTGTAATCGGTCGTGAGAAAGAAATTGAGCGTGTGTCTCAGATCCTTTCTCGTAGAAAGAAAAACAATCCACTTCTTATTGGAGAGCCCGGAGTTGGTAAATCTGCTATTGCGGAAGGTTTAGCTTTAAGAATCCAGCAGAAGAAGGTTTCAAGAGTTCTTTTTGGTAAAAGAGTCATTACCCTTGATCTTGCAAGTTTAGTTGCAGGAACAAAATATCGTGGCCAATTCGAAGAAAGAATGAAGGCAATCATGACGGAACTTGAAAAGAACCGTGATGTAATCTTATTCATTGATGAGCTTCATACTATTGTTGGTGCAGGAAGTTCTACAGGAAGCTTAGATGCATCCAACATGTTCAAGCCTGCTTTAGCAAGAGGAGAGATCCAATGCATCGGGGCAACTACTTTAGATGAATACCGTCAGTATATTGAAAAAGACGGAGCATTGGAAAGAAGGTTCCAAAAAGTTATGGTGGAGCCAACTAATATTGAAGAAACCATTCAGATTTTAAATCAGATCAAAGATAAGTATGAAGAGCATCACAATGTGATTTATACACCGGAAGCAATATTAGCTTGTGTCAATTTGACATCGAGATATATTACAGACCGTTTCTTACCAGATAAAGCAATTGATGCAATGGATGAAGCAGGTTCTCGTGTTTATATTAAAAATATGAAAGTCCCTACTGAGATCATTGATTTTGAAAAGAAAATTGAAGATATCAAAGAAATGAAGCAGAAAGCTGTTAAGGCTCAGGATTATCTTGAAGCCCGAAAGCTAAAAGATGAAGAAGAACGCCTTCAAATGGAACTTAATGCCGCTCAGGACCAGTGGGATAAAGATGTAAAAGAGAAAAAAGAAACCGTAACAGAAGAAAATGTTGCAGAGGTGGTTTCTATGATGAGTGGTGTTCCGGTAACCAAGGTTGGTAAAAATGAGCTTGATAAATTAGCTCAAATGGATAATAATCTAAACGGAAAAGTAATCGGACAGGAAGACGCTGTGAAAAAAGTAGTTAAAGCTATTCAAAGAAACAGAGCTGGTCTGAAAGATCCGAATCGTCCAATTGGAACATTTATCTTCCTGGGTACAACTGGTGTTGGTAAAACAGAGCTTGCAAAAGTAATGGCAAGAGAGCTTTTCGACTCAGATGAAGCATTGATCAGAATCGATATGAGTGAATACATGGAAAAATTCGCGGTATCGAGATTGGTAGGTGCGCCTCCGGGATATGTTGGATATGAAGAAGGTGGTCAGTTAACGGAAGCTGTAAGAAGAAAACCTTATGCTGTGGTTCTTTTAGATGAGATTGAAAAAGCGCACCCTGATGTGTTCAATATCCTTTTACAGATCTTAGATGAGGGTCATGTTACTGATAGCTTAGGTAGAAAAATTGATTTCAGAAATACGATTATCATCCTTACTTCAAACATTGGTACCAGAGATCTTAAAGATTTCGGGGATGGCGTAGGATTCGGAACTTCTGCTAAAAAGTCAAATACAGATACAAGAGCAAGAAGTACAATTGAAAATGCACTTAAAAAAGCATTTGCTCCAGAATTCCTGAACAGAATTGATGATATCGTGATCTTTAACTCTCTTGAGCAAAGTGATATTAAGAGAATCATTGACCTTGAATTGAACAAGCTTTACAGCAGACTTGAAAAATTAGGATATAAAGTTGATTTAACTGATGCAGCAAAAGACTTTATTTCTGAAAAAGGATGGGATAAAGATTTCGGTGCAAGACCATTAAAGAGAGCAATCCAGAAATACATTGAAGATTTATTAGCTGAAATGTTGGTAAACAAACAATTAAATGAGGGAGAAACCATCATTCTGGATGTTAATGAAGCTAAAGACGGATTAACCGGTAAAGCTCATAAAACAAAAAAGACGACTGAAAAGTCTTCACAATAA
- a CDS encoding uroporphyrinogen decarboxylase yields MSPEIATYVGYSASLFIVLSFILKDVRKIRIVNMVGCICFVIYGIFSGMLWPVIIPNGLICFIQIYHLIAGKKN; encoded by the coding sequence ATGAGTCCCGAAATTGCTACTTATGTTGGATATTCTGCCTCGCTTTTTATAGTGTTGAGTTTTATATTGAAAGATGTAAGAAAAATCAGAATCGTAAATATGGTGGGCTGTATTTGTTTTGTCATTTATGGTATTTTTAGCGGAATGCTTTGGCCGGTCATCATACCAAATGGGTTAATCTGCTTCATACAAATTTATCATTTGATTGCAGGAAAGAAAAATTAA
- a CDS encoding glycosyltransferase — MKKKIITSAFSNLYTDQRIEKVCRTLYEKGYQIELIGNNWGGAEEMKRPYSFFRIPLLSKSLKTAYFEFNWKLYKELKKKADQNTILHANDIDALLPNYLIAKRLNIPLVFDSHEIFSEMPAIQGKMSQKMWRNLEKNIIPKLEYMITASGSYAKWFKKKYLVNPVVVQNAPRKIDFSIEIPENNPKILLYQGAINPFRGIEKAIMAMHHLENVVFKIAGDGPRRKEYEDLVVRENLQQKVRFLGKLLPEDLRKVTLTADVGMSIEENGGDSYLYSLPNKVLDCIQSRVPLIMASFPEMQNIKNQFDVGELIKDHQPENIAAAVQAVLNKGRKGYLAELERASKVLCWENEEIKLLEVFEKASNK; from the coding sequence ATGAAAAAGAAAATAATTACTTCTGCCTTTAGCAACCTGTATACAGATCAACGAATAGAAAAGGTATGCAGGACTTTATATGAAAAGGGATACCAAATCGAGCTGATAGGAAATAACTGGGGTGGAGCCGAGGAAATGAAGCGGCCATACTCTTTTTTCAGAATACCTTTACTGTCAAAAAGTTTAAAAACAGCTTATTTCGAATTCAATTGGAAGTTATATAAGGAATTAAAAAAGAAAGCTGATCAGAATACAATTCTCCACGCTAATGATATAGACGCTTTGCTTCCCAATTATCTTATTGCTAAACGGCTAAATATTCCCTTAGTTTTTGATAGTCATGAAATTTTTTCTGAGATGCCGGCAATTCAAGGCAAAATGTCACAAAAAATGTGGCGTAACCTGGAAAAAAATATAATTCCAAAATTGGAATATATGATTACAGCTAGTGGAAGCTATGCAAAATGGTTTAAAAAAAAATATCTTGTGAATCCTGTGGTTGTTCAAAATGCACCCAGAAAAATAGATTTCAGCATAGAAATTCCAGAGAATAATCCGAAAATACTGTTATATCAAGGAGCAATAAACCCGTTTAGGGGAATTGAAAAGGCAATTATGGCAATGCATCACCTAGAGAATGTAGTATTTAAAATTGCAGGTGACGGACCAAGAAGAAAAGAATATGAAGATCTGGTCGTTCGTGAGAATCTCCAACAAAAAGTCCGGTTTTTGGGAAAGCTCCTGCCTGAAGATTTGAGAAAAGTTACTCTGACTGCCGATGTCGGGATGAGTATTGAAGAAAATGGAGGGGATAGCTATTTATATTCTTTACCCAATAAAGTATTAGACTGTATTCAGAGCCGGGTTCCATTAATTATGGCTAGTTTTCCTGAGATGCAGAATATTAAAAACCAGTTCGATGTTGGAGAGCTTATTAAAGATCATCAACCTGAAAATATAGCTGCGGCGGTGCAAGCCGTTTTAAATAAAGGAAGAAAAGGATATTTGGCAGAATTAGAAAGAGCTTCCAAAGTCCTTTGTTGGGAAAATGAAGAAATAAAGCTGTTGGAAGTTTTTGAAAAAGCATCCAATAAATAA
- a CDS encoding SufE family protein, with translation MTIKEKQQEIIDEFAFLEDWEQKYEYIIDLGKDLKGLSEDKKTDDNLIKGCQSKVWIDAEFKEGKLFFDADSDGILPKGIVSLLVSIYSGHSTQEILDSDFQFISEIGLQEFLSPSRANGLMAMTKQIKFYAVAYQLKS, from the coding sequence ATGACCATTAAAGAAAAACAACAGGAAATAATTGACGAATTTGCATTTCTTGAGGACTGGGAACAGAAGTATGAATACATAATTGACCTGGGTAAAGATTTGAAAGGTCTTTCTGAGGACAAAAAGACAGATGATAATCTTATTAAGGGTTGTCAGAGTAAAGTTTGGATCGATGCAGAATTTAAAGAAGGGAAACTTTTTTTTGATGCAGATTCCGACGGTATTTTGCCAAAGGGGATCGTTTCTTTGTTGGTAAGTATTTATAGTGGTCATTCTACACAGGAAATCTTAGATTCTGATTTTCAGTTTATCTCAGAAATCGGATTGCAGGAGTTTCTTTCTCCTTCCAGAGCTAATGGTCTAATGGCAATGACCAAGCAGATTAAATTTTACGCCGTGGCTTACCAACTGAAGTCGTAG
- a CDS encoding glycosyltransferase family 9 protein: MTRILAYRFSAFGDVAMTVPVFREFLEQNPNVEIIIVSRKNFESLFSDIPNVIFKGINLDDYKGFFGLNRLANELIKEFHPDYIANLHDVIRTKILDKIYRRKGYKVFKINKGKEEKEVLTDIWNLNKVQLKRTVERYADVFREMGFKVILSNQLRPIAKKKSGIGFAPFAQHKGKMLPLEKSYELVKILSQKEKVYFFGGGKNETDTLEKWESEIPNTQSLSGKLNLKEELNKIAELELMISMDSANMHLASIVGTRCVSIWGSTHPYAGFLGFGQSENDVVQIKDLTCRPCSVFGDKECFRGDWACLEELNIQKIIEKI; this comes from the coding sequence GTGACAAGAATTTTAGCATATCGTTTTTCCGCTTTTGGTGATGTTGCGATGACAGTACCTGTCTTTCGTGAGTTTCTTGAACAAAATCCCAATGTAGAAATTATAATAGTTTCCAGAAAAAATTTTGAAAGCTTATTCTCTGATATCCCAAATGTTATATTTAAAGGAATTAACCTCGATGATTATAAAGGTTTTTTTGGATTAAATAGATTGGCAAATGAGCTTATAAAAGAATTTCATCCTGATTATATTGCGAATCTGCATGATGTGATCAGAACAAAAATATTGGATAAGATTTATAGAAGAAAAGGCTATAAAGTATTTAAAATCAACAAAGGAAAGGAGGAAAAGGAAGTACTTACAGATATTTGGAATCTTAATAAAGTGCAATTAAAGCGTACTGTTGAGCGATATGCTGATGTATTTAGAGAAATGGGATTTAAGGTGATATTATCCAATCAGTTGAGGCCAATCGCAAAAAAGAAGTCCGGAATAGGATTTGCCCCATTTGCTCAACATAAAGGGAAGATGCTTCCTTTAGAAAAGTCTTATGAACTGGTGAAGATTTTGTCTCAAAAAGAAAAGGTGTATTTTTTTGGTGGCGGAAAAAATGAAACTGATACTCTTGAGAAGTGGGAAAGTGAAATTCCTAATACCCAGAGTTTATCCGGAAAATTAAATCTTAAAGAAGAACTTAACAAGATTGCAGAATTGGAACTCATGATTTCAATGGATTCAGCCAATATGCATTTGGCAAGTATTGTTGGGACAAGGTGTGTTTCCATATGGGGCTCCACTCATCCTTATGCTGGGTTTCTTGGATTTGGCCAGAGTGAAAATGATGTTGTTCAAATAAAAGATCTCACCTGCAGACCTTGTTCTGTATTTGGAGATAAAGAATGTTTTAGAGGAGATTGGGCTTGCCTGGAAGAGTTGAACATTCAGAAGATCATTGAAAAAATCTGA
- a CDS encoding glycosyltransferase family 2 protein, whose amino-acid sequence MKVSICIPVYNFDVRELVSNLIKEINAQDYDAEIILIDDESEIKFKDINKDLHNQVDQLIYLDKNIGRSQIRNLFLTYSKGDYLLFLDCDGRIIEENFLTDYIQFIQENPSTKVIYGGRSVSAELPDQKHFLRWKFATERENLPVELRIEKPYLSFQTNNFIIKKEVLEKVRFNPEFQKYGYEDLLFAMDLKSEGIVVDHIKNPIFNYDLEDNRVYLEKVKESVESLSQMLKDHQLSLKLSEIKLVKAHNVMNKIGLKSLFKFFFRMNKRRIEQSLLKGNVSLRYLDLYKLGLLLDNPDS is encoded by the coding sequence ATGAAAGTTTCTATCTGTATCCCTGTGTATAATTTTGATGTCCGGGAATTGGTCTCAAACCTGATAAAAGAAATTAATGCACAAGATTATGATGCAGAAATCATTTTAATAGATGATGAATCTGAAATAAAATTCAAAGATATAAATAAAGACCTTCACAATCAGGTCGACCAATTGATCTATCTTGATAAAAACATAGGAAGATCACAAATTCGTAATTTATTTCTTACTTATTCTAAAGGAGATTATTTACTTTTCCTCGATTGTGACGGAAGAATAATTGAGGAAAATTTTTTAACAGACTATATTCAATTCATACAGGAAAACCCATCTACAAAGGTTATTTACGGGGGTAGAAGTGTATCGGCAGAACTTCCTGATCAGAAACATTTTCTACGATGGAAATTTGCAACAGAACGTGAAAATCTACCTGTAGAACTTCGGATTGAAAAACCATATCTGAGCTTTCAGACCAATAATTTTATTATAAAAAAAGAAGTGCTTGAAAAAGTTCGATTCAATCCTGAATTTCAAAAATACGGATATGAAGACCTGCTCTTTGCAATGGATTTAAAATCAGAAGGAATCGTAGTTGATCATATTAAAAATCCCATTTTTAATTATGATTTAGAAGATAATAGAGTCTATCTGGAAAAAGTAAAAGAGTCTGTGGAAAGTTTATCTCAAATGCTTAAAGACCACCAGTTAAGCTTAAAACTGTCTGAGATTAAGCTTGTAAAAGCCCATAATGTAATGAATAAAATAGGGTTAAAAAGCCTCTTCAAGTTTTTTTTCAGGATGAATAAACGAAGGATAGAGCAGAGCCTTTTGAAGGGAAACGTAAGCCTTAGATATCTCGACCTTTACAAACTTGGATTACTTTTAGATAATCCGGATTCTTAA
- a CDS encoding DUF4280 domain-containing protein: MPLKEKVVQGALCQCQFGTTPDKLMVLTQQKYFINDLNGSSKLAATHKDIGPTFEKNCFGSCKKKLNTPCVAIVTEWSGYYEKEKYSPPDGYILLEDSKATCPVGGKDCISIIKTGQIGEPSQSNIKNADEELQPHVNPIIDMSQYNAKDMYKFGF; encoded by the coding sequence ATGCCTTTAAAAGAAAAAGTAGTACAGGGAGCCTTGTGCCAATGCCAGTTTGGTACTACTCCAGATAAATTAATGGTACTCACGCAACAGAAATATTTCATTAATGATCTTAATGGAAGTTCTAAACTTGCTGCCACTCATAAAGATATAGGACCCACTTTTGAAAAAAACTGCTTTGGTTCGTGTAAAAAGAAGCTTAATACTCCTTGCGTTGCCATCGTTACAGAATGGAGTGGTTACTATGAAAAGGAAAAATATTCTCCACCAGACGGTTATATTTTATTGGAAGACAGCAAGGCCACCTGCCCTGTTGGAGGCAAAGACTGCATAAGTATTATTAAAACAGGACAGATCGGAGAACCATCCCAAAGCAACATTAAAAACGCTGACGAAGAACTTCAGCCTCATGTAAATCCTATCATTGATATGTCACAATATAATGCGAAGGACATGTATAAATTTGGATTTTAG